One window of Nitrososphaerota archaeon genomic DNA carries:
- a CDS encoding pyruvate synthase subunit beta — translation MAVQAFKSIKDIPLEEYFTSGHRACQGCGETIAVRHVLKAAGPNVIVVNATGCLEVVSSPYPYTAWAVPWYHVAFENAAAVASGIEAALKVLMRKKVMPEKKIHVVCFAGDGGTADIGFQALSGALERGHDFLYVCLDNEAYMNTGIQRSSSTPYGAWTTTSPPGKAKPAGQMTFKKDLPAIVAAHGIPYVATATVAYPLDLINKAKKGLEVEGPAYLHIYTPCTPGWRIPSEKVIQVSRLGVQTGVFILYEVENGQFRLTVKPARRKPVVEYLKMQGRFRHLSEKDIELIQRYVDERCSKYGLPPVETSTA, via the coding sequence ATGGCTGTACAAGCATTCAAGAGCATAAAAGATATACCGCTCGAGGAATACTTCACATCAGGTCACAGAGCATGCCAAGGTTGCGGAGAAACAATCGCTGTTAGACACGTTTTGAAAGCCGCTGGACCTAATGTGATTGTTGTAAACGCTACAGGCTGCCTTGAGGTAGTTTCTTCACCCTATCCATATACCGCTTGGGCTGTGCCCTGGTACCATGTAGCATTCGAAAACGCGGCCGCTGTCGCTTCTGGCATAGAAGCAGCTCTGAAGGTTCTGATGAGGAAGAAGGTTATGCCTGAGAAGAAGATTCACGTAGTATGCTTCGCTGGCGATGGAGGCACAGCGGATATCGGCTTCCAAGCGCTTTCAGGAGCTCTTGAGCGTGGCCACGACTTCCTCTACGTCTGCTTGGACAATGAAGCCTATATGAACACGGGGATACAGAGATCTAGCTCTACGCCTTATGGCGCCTGGACCACCACCTCACCTCCTGGTAAGGCAAAGCCTGCGGGTCAGATGACATTCAAGAAGGATCTTCCAGCGATAGTCGCTGCACACGGCATACCCTATGTTGCTACGGCTACGGTAGCCTATCCTCTAGATCTGATCAACAAAGCGAAGAAGGGGCTTGAGGTCGAGGGGCCTGCCTATCTACATATCTATACGCCTTGCACACCTGGTTGGCGTATCCCAAGCGAGAAGGTTATTCAAGTCAGCAGGTTAGGCGTGCAGACAGGTGTCTTCATTCTTTACGAGGTGGAGAATGGGCAGTTTAGGCTGACGGTTAAACCTGCGCGCAGAAAGCCTGTTGTAGAGTATCTTAAGATGCAAGGCAGGTTTAGGCACCTATCTGAGAAAGATATAGAGCTTATCCAAAGATACGTTGACGAAAGGTGCTCCAAGTATGGGCTCCCGCCTGTAGAAACCTCTACGGCTTAG
- a CDS encoding cob(I)yrinic acid a,c-diamide adenosyltransferase, protein MPRFYTGSGDRGETTLLGGVRVGKDDARVNALGELDEANCIVGFARSFIKLPEVDSMLERVQQDLFLIGLDVIAPLQNRSRVSEDMVKALEEQLDSLAKDLPEYRRFVLPDGTPEVASLYLARSVVRRVERTIVKMARSAPNLLPSIKYLNRLSSLLYVAARYTALKTGVVEKEWVSDESKP, encoded by the coding sequence ATGCCCAGGTTTTATACTGGAAGCGGGGATAGAGGCGAAACTACCCTGCTAGGAGGGGTTAGGGTCGGTAAAGATGATGCAAGGGTAAACGCGTTAGGTGAGCTCGACGAAGCTAACTGCATAGTAGGCTTCGCAAGAAGCTTCATAAAGCTGCCTGAAGTTGATAGTATGTTAGAGAGGGTCCAGCAAGATCTTTTCCTAATCGGCTTAGATGTCATAGCCCCTCTTCAAAACAGAAGCCGTGTAAGCGAAGACATGGTGAAAGCGCTGGAGGAGCAACTCGACTCTCTAGCCAAAGACCTACCAGAATACCGTAGATTTGTGCTACCGGATGGAACACCAGAAGTAGCCTCACTATACCTTGCGAGAAGTGTGGTCAGAAGGGTTGAGCGGACCATAGTGAAGATGGCGAGGTCAGCGCCGAACCTTCTCCCTTCAATAAAGTATCTGAACAGGCTCTCTTCGCTACTTTACGTCGCCGCTAGATACACCGCGTTAAAGACGGGTGTGGTTGAGAAAGAGTGGGTTAGCGATGAATCTAAGCCGTAG
- the porA gene encoding pyruvate ferredoxin oxidoreductase, with translation MSRRIAIECSHAASLAVKLANVDVIAAYPITPQTHIVERLAEYVANGELDAEYINVESEHSAMSACIGASAAGARVYTSTAGQGLALMHEMLFIAAGNRLPIVMGVANRSLSPNLNIWGDQSDMMASRDCGWIQIYAENAQEVFDHTLQAFKIAEDERVLLPVAVCFDGFHVTHVIEPLIALDQEEVDRFLPKHRKAIYRLTPDQPSTWGPVSGPDIQTELKVQNEWALNASKAVILEVWREFGDLFGRYYAPLETYRLEDAEAAILIAGGFAGTGRMAVDKMRNEGKKIGLIKLRLYRPFPIQEIKNVLSGVRAVAVVDRAISAGGLGGPIYGDIRNILYDERDRPAVLSFVAGLGGRDITIRDFTKIGERALEAVSKEGHEHTVEFIQARV, from the coding sequence TTGAGTAGGAGGATAGCTATAGAATGCTCCCACGCAGCATCGCTTGCTGTTAAACTAGCAAACGTAGATGTGATCGCAGCCTACCCAATAACACCTCAGACACATATCGTAGAGCGCCTAGCGGAGTATGTGGCAAACGGTGAGCTGGATGCGGAGTACATAAACGTCGAATCAGAGCACTCAGCCATGAGCGCTTGTATAGGTGCGAGCGCTGCTGGTGCTAGAGTCTACACATCTACGGCTGGGCAGGGCCTTGCTTTGATGCATGAGATGCTCTTTATTGCCGCGGGTAATAGGCTTCCCATCGTTATGGGCGTTGCTAACAGATCTCTTTCACCGAATCTGAACATCTGGGGTGATCAGAGCGATATGATGGCTTCAAGGGACTGCGGTTGGATCCAGATATACGCTGAAAACGCACAAGAAGTCTTTGATCATACGCTACAGGCGTTTAAGATAGCTGAGGATGAGAGGGTTCTCCTTCCTGTGGCGGTCTGCTTCGACGGCTTCCACGTGACACATGTGATAGAGCCTCTGATCGCGCTCGATCAAGAAGAGGTGGACCGCTTTCTGCCTAAACATAGGAAGGCTATTTACAGACTTACGCCAGATCAGCCGAGCACTTGGGGTCCTGTATCTGGTCCGGATATTCAGACGGAGCTGAAGGTTCAGAACGAGTGGGCGCTTAACGCATCTAAGGCTGTGATCTTAGAAGTTTGGCGTGAATTTGGTGACCTTTTTGGTCGATACTATGCGCCTCTGGAGACATATAGGCTTGAGGACGCTGAAGCAGCCATACTCATAGCAGGAGGATTCGCCGGTACAGGGCGGATGGCTGTGGACAAGATGAGGAATGAAGGTAAGAAGATAGGTCTAATCAAGCTCAGACTCTACCGACCCTTCCCGATTCAAGAGATAAAGAATGTGCTGAGCGGAGTTAGGGCTGTAGCGGTTGTGGATAGAGCCATATCTGCTGGGGGGTTGGGAGGGCCTATTTACGGCGATATACGGAACATATTGTATGATGAGAGGGATCGACCAGCTGTTCTGAGCTTCGTAGCTGGCTTAGGTGGCAGAGACATAACGATAAGGGATTTTACCAAAATAGGTGAGCGGGCACTAGAAGCGGTTTCTAAAGAAGGACACGAGCATACAGTAGAATTCATCCAAGCGAGGGTGTAG
- a CDS encoding 4Fe-4S binding protein — protein MSESKPTVKTLPIAGIIFVPGSAKQYETGSFRSQRPILDAKLCTKCGMCWVYCPDGAVFINSEGMYEINLKYCKGCGICAEECARKAIKMVDEEE, from the coding sequence ATGAGTGAGAGCAAACCAACGGTTAAGACCTTACCGATAGCAGGAATAATCTTTGTACCAGGCTCAGCGAAGCAGTATGAGACAGGGTCGTTCAGAAGCCAGAGACCGATTCTAGATGCAAAGCTATGTACTAAATGTGGGATGTGCTGGGTGTACTGCCCAGATGGAGCGGTCTTCATCAACTCCGAGGGGATGTATGAGATCAATCTGAAGTACTGTAAAGGATGTGGTATATGCGCTGAAGAATGCGCGAGGAAAGCCATCAAGATGGTCGATGAGGAGGAGTGA